The Megalobrama amblycephala isolate DHTTF-2021 linkage group LG13, ASM1881202v1, whole genome shotgun sequence genome contains a region encoding:
- the glipr2l gene encoding GLI pathogenesis-related 2, like gives MGKSASRLFCEEVLKTHNEYRRKHQAPPLKLSNKLSREAARYAESLASTRILKHSAESSRGNCGENLAWASYDQTGKDVSDRWYNEVNQYNFNQPGFSSATGHFTAVVWKSSKKLGVGKAVASDGSTFVVARYFPAGNITNQGHFQANVLPPKS, from the exons ATGGGGAAATCAG CCTCCAGGCTTTTTTGTGAGGAGGTGCTGAAGACTCATAATGAGTACAGGAGGAAACATCAAGCTCCACCATTAAAACTAAGCAATAAACTGAGCCGTGAAGCAGCAAG ATATGCTGAGAGCCTTGCTAGCACCAGGATTCTGAAGCACAGTGCTGAGTCTAGTAGAGGAAACTGTGGAGAAAATTTAGCATGGGCATCTTATGATCAAACAG GTAAAGATGTGTCTGATCGCTGGTATAATGAAGTGAACCAGTACAACTTTAACCAGCCAGGATTCTCCTCTGCAACTG GTCACTTCACTGCAGTGGTGTGGAAAAGCTCAAAGAAACTCGGTGTGGGTAAAGCTGTGGCCTCAGATGGTTCTACCTTCGTAGTGGCACGTTATTTCCCCGCTGGCAACATTACCAATCAGGGCCACTTCCAGGCCAATGTCCTGCCCCCTAAAAGCTGA